One Ricinus communis isolate WT05 ecotype wild-type chromosome 7, ASM1957865v1, whole genome shotgun sequence genomic region harbors:
- the LOC8260573 gene encoding uncharacterized protein LOC8260573: protein MSDREDSDSDAPEEFTSEQAIKQDEVIRKVQKENKARVAREGKERRRQWAQRKTPRPSKGDDNVQNVKETETEKELLDTAEMLPNDIVQLLAAREKKIFLSDSEDEKVEAELPPRKKKLKSSGMETVILKDMSPPQCLQNSLQFLKKKKMQVSRSSSVLNNSNQALRLISTLGLLSKK from the exons atgtCTGATAGAGAAGATTCTGATTCAGATGCACCAGAGGAGTTCACATCAGAACAG GCAATAAAGCAGGATGAAGTTATAAGAAAAGttcagaaagaaaataaagctag AGTTGCTCGTGAGGGTAAAGAACGCCGCAGACAATGGGCACAGAGGAAAACCCCACGACCATCTAAAGGAGATGATAATGTACAAAATGTAAAGGAAACTGAAACAGAAAAGGAGTTACTGGATACTGCAGAAATGCTTCCCAATGACATTGTTCAGCTGCTTGCAGCTCGTGAGAA GAAAATTTTCTTATCCGACTCGGAGGATGAGAAGGTTGAGGCAGAGCTGCctccaagaaagaaaaagctcAAAAGTTCAGG GATGGAGACTGTTATCTTGAAGGATATGTCACCTCCGCAATGCTTACAGAACTCCTTGcagtttttgaagaaaaagaaaatgcaggTTTCAAGATCGTCTTCTGTTTTGAACAACTCCAACCAAGCACTTCGCCTTATTTCTACTCTGGGCTTGTTAAGTAAGAAATGA